In Primulina huaijiensis isolate GDHJ02 chromosome 6, ASM1229523v2, whole genome shotgun sequence, a single window of DNA contains:
- the LOC140979368 gene encoding uncharacterized protein produces MASGTTGDFNYDYLKPSTVLWTENSKVYTRRIREKVPKTSIDIDTANTGTGTSTALSTSTENTSTTAASTEAFSSIIATDASTEQLIHYAVALTPKPTNGIPATSPRYVGDIILQESVEASVTKGIDSSRERLQVQSLIEETHSQTLADRDVDSFKSQQLSGQAKNYAQRPSVSENECSNQNVVGRGSCCQSLGQQNQRRSSPLLNDAEAQSPKETASFHSEKNDKLQTSENERQNLRESSPLSCENDLPNYGQIKLLNDENSMSVPPPAPSRNRPSNANELVQALVITRIDDRVLFRLSKATQKDDIKELRSKLEHELDQIRRLVNQLEVKVQELASSNTQVSNNNFNDIDSGVEGCEIGGCYRPQPVNVPNDAVERRALVRINSEVSVMGFQETASVKLTRLSSDVGTARTLEPKSYCKQLSVAVMENTHDAGEIIDKEKRTPKANQYYRNSEFLLGKERLPPESNKKLKTNHGRKHGGRSEQAPGFAFGFDKNRDKVFKSCSGILQRLMKHKHGWVFNESVDAKALGLHDYHVIIKHPMDLGTIKNRLSQNWYKSPREFAEDVRLVFRNAMTYNPKGQDVHVMAEELSGIFEEKWAVMETKYNPYLKYHVYQDAGLPTPTSRKFPQPYLAPASVHAFTPAAPMTIDSKIERSHVGRMPVPKKPKAKDLNKRDMTYEEKQRLSTNLQSLASDKLDAILQIIKTNNTALSQHDDEIEVDIDSVDPETLWELDRFVSNYKKGLSKNKRKAELALQARTVSNQSVSLMTTTPTVQEVQVESGTVIDKQETHAVEGGKQGNDVSRSSSSGSSSSDSGASSGDSDSGQFSANESDAG; encoded by the exons ATGGCTTCTGGCACCACTGGGGATTTCAATTATGATTATTTGAAACCGAGTACGGTTTTATGGACTGAAAACAGTAAAGTTTATACACGAAGGATCCGCGAGAAAGTCCCAAAAACTAGCATCGACATAGATACAGCAAACACCGGAACTGGAACCTCCACAGCCTTGTCTACCAGCACTGAGAATACCTCGACCACCGCTGCATCCACTGAGGCTTTCTCTTCCATTATCGCCACAGATGCCTCCACCGAGCAACTTATCCATTATGCGGTTGCGTTGACTCCGAAGCCCACTAATGGCATTCCAGCCACATCCCCCAGGTATGTAGGTGACATTATTCTGCAAGAAAGTGTGGAAGCATCAGTGACCAAGGGTATTGATTCCTCTCGGGAAAGGCTTCAAGTGCAGTCCCTGATTGAAGAGACTCATTCACAAACATTGGCAGACAGAGATGTGGATTCCTTCAAGTCTCAGCAGCTGTCAGGACAAGCAAAGAATTATGCGCAGAGGCCATCAGTGTCTGAGAATGAGTGTTCGAATCAGAATGTGGTGGGGCGAGGCAGTTGCTGTCAAAGTTTGGGGCAGCAGAATCAGAGAAGATCGTCTCCATTGCTAAATGATGCTGAAGCCCAGAGCCCAAAGGAAACTGCCTCGTTTCATAGTGAGAAGAATGATAAACTGCAGACAAGTGAGAATGAGCGACAGAATTTGAGGGAATCATCTCCATTATCATGTGAAAACGATCTGCCTAATTACGGTCAGATTAAGCTGCtaaatgatgaaaattcaaTGTCAGTGCCACCGCCAGCTCCCTCTAGGAATCGGCCTTCAAACGCAAATGAACTGGTGCAGGCGCTGGTGATAACTAGGATAGATGATAGGGTTTTGTTTAGGTTATCGAAAGCAACACAGAAAGATGATATTAAGGAGCTTAGGAGCAAGTTAGAGCATGAGCTTGATCAGATTAGAAGGTTAGTTAATCAGCTTGAAGTCAAAGTGCAGGAACTTGCTTCATCAAATACCCAGGTTAGCAATAATAATTTCAATGATATAGACTCTGGTGTTGAGGGCTGTGAAATTGGTGGATGTTATCGTCCTCAACCAGTGAATGTGCCGAATGATGCAGTGGAGAGGAGGGCATTGGTGAGAATTAATTCAGAGGTGAGTGTGATGGGGTTCCAAGAAACTGCATCCGTGAAGTTAACTAGACTTAGTTCCGATGTGGGTACTGCACGAACTCTAGAACCAAAGTCATATTGCAAGCAGCTCAGTGTTGCTGTAATGGAGAACACCCATGATGCTGGTGAAATTATTGACAAGGAGAAGAGAACTCCAAAGGCGAATCAGTATTACAGAAATTCAGAGTTCCTGCTAGGGAAGGAAAGACTGCCTCCTGAAAGTAACAAGAAATTGAAGACCAATCATGGGAGGAAGCATGGTGGTCGATCAGAACAGGCACCTGGTTTCGCCTTTGGGTTTGACAAGAACAGGGATAAAGTGTTTAAGAGCTGTAGCGGTATACTTCAGAGGTTGATGAAGCATAAGCATGGTTGGGTATTTAACGAGTCAGTGGATGCCAAGGCCCTAGGGCTGCATGATTATCATGTTATCATTAAGCATCCAATGGACTTGGGTACAATTAAAAATAGATTATCCCAAAACTGGTACAAATCTCCTAGAGAGTTTGCAGAGGATGTGAGACTTGTGTTTCGCAATGCTATGACTTATAACCCAAAGGGTCAGGATGTTCACGTTATGGCGGAAGAATTGTCTGGTATCTTTGAGGAGAAGTGGGCTGTTATGGAGACAAAGTATAATCCCTATTTGAAATATCATGTGTACCAGGACGCAGGGTTGCCTACTCCCACTTCGAGAAAGTTTCCTCAGCCTTATTTAGCACCAGCCTCTGTTCATGCCTTCACACCTGCTGCCCCTATGACTATTGATTCAAAAATTGAACGTTCGCATGTTGGCAGGATGCCCGTTCCTAAGAAACCTAAAGCTAAGGATCTGAATAAAAGGGACATGACTTACGAGGAGAAGCAAAGACTTAGCACTAACCTTCAGAGCTTGGCTTCTGATAAGCTTGATGCCATTCTTCAAATCATCAAGACGAATAATACTGCACTTTCTCAGCATGATGATGAGATTGAGGTGGATATTGATAGTGTCGATCCAGAAACACTGTGGGAGCTTGATCGATTTGTGAGTAATTACAAAAAGGGCTTGAGCAAGAATAAAAGAAAAGCTGAACTTGCTCTTCAAGCTAGAACAGTATCTAATCAGTCTGTTTCACTGATG ACCACCACCCCAACAGTACAGGAGGTCCAGGTTGAAAGTGGAACAG TCATTGATAAGCAGGAGACACATGCTGTTGAAGGTGGAAAGCAGGGGAATGATGTAAGTAGGTCTAGTAGTTCAGGAAGTTCCAGCAGCGATTCTGGAGCATCTTCCGGT GATTCTGACAGCGGCCAATTCTCAGCGAATGAATCGGATGCAGGATAA